Proteins encoded within one genomic window of Diceros bicornis minor isolate mBicDic1 chromosome X, mDicBic1.mat.cur, whole genome shotgun sequence:
- the LOC131400410 gene encoding LOW QUALITY PROTEIN: paraneoplastic antigen Ma6E-like (The sequence of the model RefSeq protein was modified relative to this genomic sequence to represent the inferred CDS: deleted 2 bases in 1 codon; substituted 1 base at 1 genomic stop codon): protein MALAMLQDWCSWKGLNAQRSMLILAIPDDCKDQEFQEAVRDGLWPLGRPFSGSEEPRCGEESFESWLDHANDMLYLWRHISERERRRRLVESLGGPALDLMCGLLDENPDIPAQDCLAALVQAFGNKDARKTARLKFLTCAQRPKETLFAYVMRPEGLLQAAMEKGAIQAAIADQLRTRQVLMWARPNETLQNKLRRMRLERRPPGFLGMLQLIRETEAXEAAPGTSEQFQVEEGAHVDTGDLAASQAAPAHEYGAEVSPDSEDSARAVPPSEGTAQADLASEDAAQAAPASEDAAQGASACKDATQDAPTTEDTAQAAPDSEDAALVDPVNEVINKGTPATVQETKASPDNEDTAWSAPAREGAAQAAPANEVITEATPATAEEAKASPGNEDTAKAALSKEDTAEAVPANEEADEAVPGTVNPREAASDTRDAARAAPAREETTKSSPAIQEDENAPAPAGLD from the exons ATGGCGCTGGCGATGCTGCAGGACTGG TGCAGCTGGAAAGGCTTGAATGCACAGCGCTCCATGCTCATCCTGGCCATCCCGGACGACTGCAAGGACCAGGAGTTCCAGGAGGCCGTGCGGGATGGCCTGTGGCCCCTGGGCAG ACCCTTTTCTGGGTCGGAAGAGCCGCGCTGTGGAGAAGAGTCTTTTGAGAGCTGGCTGGACCATGCCAACGACATGCTGTACCTGTGGCGCCACATATCGGaacgggagaggaggaggaggctggtggAGAGCTTGGGTGGCCCAGCGCTGGATCTCATGTGCGGCCTCCTGGATGAAAATCCCGACATCCCTGCACAGGACTGCCTGGCTGCGCTGGTGCAAGCATTTGGTAACAAGGACGCCCGGAAGACCGCAAGGCTGAAGTTCCTGACTTGTGCCCAGAGGCCCAAGGAGACTCTCTTTGCCTACGTGATGCGCCCGGAGGGCCTGCTGCAGGCGGCCATGGAGAAGGGGGCCATCCAGGCCGCCATCGCAGACCAGCTGCGCACCAGGCAGGTGCTGATGTGGGCCCGCCCCAACGAGACGCTCCAGAACAAGCTGAGGAGGATGCGTCTGGAGAGGAGACCGCCTGGCTTCCTGGGGATGCTGCAGCTCATTCGGGAGACTGAGGCGTGAGAGGCCGCCCCAGGCACAAGTGAGCAGTTCCAAGTGGAAGAAGGGGCCCATGTGGACACTGGAGACCTAGCCGCCTCCCAGGCTGCCCCGGCCCATGAATATGGTGCCGAAGTCTCCCCAGACAGTGAAGATTCTGCCCGGGCTGTCCCACCCAGTGAAGGTACTGCCCAGGCTGACCTAGCCAGTGAAGATGCTGCCCAGGCTGCCCCAGCCAGTGAAGATGCTGCACAGGGTGCCTCAGCCTGCAAAGATGCTACACAGGATGCCCCAACCACTGAAGACACTGCCCAGGCTGCCCCAGACAGTGAAGATGCTGCCTTGGTGGACCCAGTGAACGAGGTCATCAACAAGGGTACCCCTGCCACTGTACAGGAAACCAAGGCCTCCCCGGATAATGAAGATACTGCCTGGTCTGCCCCAGCCCGCGAAGGTGCTGCCCAGGCTGCCCCAGCCAACGAGGTCATCACCGAGGCCACCCCTGCCACTGCAGAAGAAGCCAAGGCCTCCCCAGGTAATGAAGATACTGCCAAGGCTGCCCTTTCCAAGGAAGACACTGCTGAGGCTGTCCCGGCCAATGAAGAGGCCGATgaggcagttcctggcacagtcaACCCTAGAGAGGCTGCTTCTGACACCCGTGATGCTGCCAGGGCAGCCCCTGCCCGTGAGGAGACCACCAAGTCCTCCCCTGCCATTCAGGAAGATGAAAATGCTCCCGCCCCTGCAGGCCTAGATTAG